A single genomic interval of Amycolatopsis albispora harbors:
- a CDS encoding type II toxin-antitoxin system Phd/YefM family antitoxin — MKVITQREFRNNSAAVMDAVESGETYQVTRNGVRVAELRPIPYRRHLTAEELVERHRKLPSVDAAQLRAEADEFFGDDDRVGTDDPWRRKRG, encoded by the coding sequence ATGAAGGTGATCACCCAGCGCGAGTTCCGCAACAACTCCGCCGCCGTGATGGACGCCGTCGAATCCGGGGAGACCTATCAGGTCACTCGCAACGGCGTCCGGGTGGCCGAGTTGCGGCCGATCCCGTACCGGCGTCACCTGACCGCCGAAGAACTGGTCGAACGCCATCGGAAGCTGCCGAGCGTCGATGCCGCACAGCTGCGCGCCGAGGCCGACGAGTTCTTCGGCGACGACGACCGCGTCGGCACCGATG
- a CDS encoding STAS domain-containing protein: protein MGLAVRWKRTPAKLVVTVEGEIDTSTVRRLKDSVAAARDSEEQLDLVVDLRRVTFLNSAGLAALVEVASQCHRAGQQLRLVCTTHAVLNPIRLTGLDQVFTIVDTP, encoded by the coding sequence GTGGGTCTCGCGGTGCGATGGAAGCGCACGCCGGCAAAGCTCGTCGTCACCGTGGAGGGGGAGATCGACACCAGCACCGTGCGGAGACTCAAGGACTCCGTGGCCGCCGCGAGAGACAGCGAGGAACAGCTGGACCTGGTCGTCGACCTGCGGCGGGTCACCTTCCTCAACTCGGCGGGCCTGGCCGCGCTGGTCGAGGTCGCCAGCCAGTGCCACCGGGCCGGGCAGCAGCTGCGCCTGGTCTGCACCACCCACGCCGTGCTCAACCCGATCCGCCTCACCGGCCTCGACCAGGTCTTCACCATCGTCGACACCCCCTGA